In Massilia violaceinigra, one DNA window encodes the following:
- a CDS encoding TMEM165/GDT1 family protein gives MDAFLVSTGIVALAEIGDKTQLLAFLLAAKFRRPVPIVLGIFVATIANHAFAAAVGAWISTLLGPNVMRWVLGVSFLAMAAWTMVPDKLDGDDQPGMGRYGVFLTTLIAFFLAEMGDKTQIATVALAARYDAMLAVVAGTTFGMMLANVPAVYFGERIANKVPLRLVHGIAAAIFAVLGIATLLGAGARFGF, from the coding sequence ATGGACGCCTTTCTTGTCTCAACGGGCATCGTCGCCCTCGCCGAAATCGGCGACAAGACGCAGCTGCTGGCGTTTCTGCTGGCGGCCAAGTTCCGGCGGCCGGTGCCGATCGTGCTGGGCATCTTCGTGGCGACCATCGCCAACCACGCGTTTGCGGCGGCGGTGGGGGCCTGGATCAGCACCCTGCTGGGACCAAATGTGATGCGCTGGGTGCTGGGCGTGTCCTTCCTCGCGATGGCCGCGTGGACCATGGTGCCGGACAAGCTCGATGGCGACGACCAGCCGGGAATGGGGCGTTACGGCGTTTTCCTGACCACCCTGATCGCCTTCTTTCTGGCAGAAATGGGCGACAAGACGCAGATCGCCACGGTGGCGCTGGCGGCGCGCTACGACGCGATGCTGGCGGTGGTGGCTGGCACGACGTTCGGCATGATGCTGGCGAACGTACCGGCGGTGTATTTCGGCGAACGGATCGCCAACAAGGTGCCGTTGAGACTGGTGCACGGCATCGCCGCCGCCATTTTTGCGGTGCTCGGCATCGCCACCCTGCTCGGCGCCGGCGCCCGCTTCGGCTTTTAG
- a CDS encoding Ig-like domain-containing protein, whose protein sequence is MRHLTTFKLFRPLAIALALSASHAVMASEADHQEFEATLHVPYATSSQARVFTLAFEYPHVERQQEVSWKLELVSPTGQVVQRWHGVQRMFQKPVDVKVRWAGRAGLPDGVYKVRMQAVSNDAAERGREPDLSEESVDRLLAAGAGELVEQSWDLALGKTTKAAMPTFRALPTNKTDSKAESKSGELSSVQMAAPAPGSLPYTIYFANLHSQTNHSDGGGALGSCSGSQSPQSAAFGPADAFAYARNKGLDILATSEHNHMFDGSDGTNSSATPATAKALYKSGLTAAADFNAAHPDFLGVYGLEWGVISNGGHLNIFNSPELLQWELNSSGQLIGDTLTPKGDYSGLYTLMRQRGWVGQFNHPSSSGQFLINGVPLGYTADGDQAMVLCEVLNTSAFSTNTTETETGRSTFEGACNKALESGFHIAFATNQDNHCANWGASYTNRTGVLIPNGTPLSQASFIEALKARRVFATMDKTSQLVLTANGRVMGERFSNSGPLNLIANFASTSGKTVSTVSIVEGVPGRNGTVTQLSTTANTIVTPSVGEHFYYAKLTQDDGKILWSAPIWVTQTNGGGDTTAPRVTAGQSGNSGNISFSASASDDVGVTRVEFYVDNQLKATSSAAPYSATINSATLSNGTHSLVAKAYDAAGNVGTSAAVTFSVSNASGGDTTPPAVSASANGSSGTISLAATASDNGGINRVEFYVDNILKGTDTTSPYALSLNSATLSNGSHQLTAKAFDVALNSAVSAPVSFSVSNGSVAQQLLLNSGFESGASAWVATSGVITSSGQAARGGSWKAALNGAGFANTDSVYQQVTIPSTVTSANLAFWLKVVSSETTTTSAYDKLKVQVRSGSNAVLATLATYSNLNKGSSYVQKTFDLSAYKGQTVRIYFEGVEGSTIPTAFLIDDVTLTTQ, encoded by the coding sequence ATGCGCCACCTGACCACGTTCAAGCTGTTCCGTCCGCTCGCCATCGCCCTGGCGCTCTCCGCCAGCCACGCCGTCATGGCGTCCGAAGCGGACCACCAGGAGTTCGAAGCGACCCTGCATGTGCCGTATGCGACCTCGTCCCAGGCGCGCGTGTTCACCTTGGCCTTCGAGTATCCGCACGTCGAGCGCCAGCAGGAAGTGAGCTGGAAGCTGGAACTGGTCAGCCCGACGGGCCAGGTGGTCCAGCGCTGGCACGGCGTGCAACGCATGTTCCAGAAGCCGGTCGACGTCAAGGTGCGCTGGGCTGGCCGGGCCGGCTTGCCGGACGGCGTCTATAAAGTGCGCATGCAGGCCGTCTCCAATGATGCCGCCGAGCGCGGCCGTGAGCCGGATCTGTCGGAGGAATCGGTCGACCGCCTGCTGGCGGCCGGTGCGGGCGAGCTCGTCGAGCAGAGCTGGGACCTGGCGCTGGGCAAGACCACCAAGGCGGCCATGCCCACCTTCCGTGCCTTGCCGACAAACAAGACCGACAGCAAGGCCGAGAGCAAGTCAGGCGAGCTGTCCTCGGTGCAAATGGCCGCGCCCGCGCCCGGCTCCCTGCCATACACAATCTACTTCGCCAACCTGCACAGCCAGACCAACCACAGCGATGGCGGCGGGGCGCTGGGCAGCTGCAGCGGCTCGCAATCGCCGCAAAGCGCCGCCTTCGGCCCGGCCGACGCCTTCGCGTATGCCCGCAACAAGGGCCTGGACATCCTCGCCACGTCCGAGCACAACCACATGTTCGACGGTTCCGACGGCACCAACAGCTCGGCCACTCCGGCCACCGCCAAGGCGCTCTACAAATCCGGCCTGACGGCCGCCGCCGATTTCAATGCCGCCCATCCCGATTTCCTTGGCGTGTACGGCCTCGAGTGGGGCGTGATCAGCAATGGCGGTCACCTGAACATTTTCAACTCGCCGGAATTGCTGCAATGGGAGCTCAACAGCAGCGGCCAGTTGATCGGCGACACGCTCACGCCCAAGGGCGATTACAGCGGCCTGTACACATTGATGCGCCAGCGCGGCTGGGTTGGACAGTTCAACCATCCATCGTCGAGCGGGCAGTTCCTCATTAATGGCGTGCCGCTCGGCTACACGGCTGATGGCGACCAGGCCATGGTCCTTTGCGAAGTGCTCAACACCTCGGCGTTCTCGACCAACACCACCGAAACCGAAACCGGCCGCAGCACTTTCGAGGGCGCGTGCAACAAGGCGCTGGAATCCGGCTTCCACATCGCCTTTGCCACCAACCAGGATAATCACTGCGCCAACTGGGGCGCGTCCTACACCAACCGCACCGGCGTGCTCATTCCGAACGGCACCCCGCTCTCGCAAGCCAGTTTCATCGAGGCGCTCAAGGCGCGGCGCGTGTTCGCCACCATGGACAAGACCTCGCAATTGGTGCTCACGGCCAATGGCCGCGTCATGGGCGAGCGCTTCAGCAACAGCGGCCCGCTCAACCTGATCGCCAACTTTGCCAGTACCAGCGGCAAGACGGTGTCAACGGTGTCCATCGTCGAAGGCGTACCGGGGCGCAACGGCACGGTCACCCAGCTGTCCACCACGGCCAACACCATCGTCACGCCCTCCGTGGGCGAGCACTTTTACTACGCCAAGCTGACCCAGGACGACGGCAAGATCCTTTGGTCGGCGCCGATCTGGGTGACCCAGACCAATGGCGGCGGCGACACCACGGCCCCGCGCGTGACTGCCGGTCAATCGGGCAACAGCGGCAATATCAGCTTCAGCGCCAGTGCCAGCGACGACGTGGGCGTGACCCGGGTCGAATTCTACGTCGACAACCAGCTCAAGGCGACCAGCAGCGCGGCGCCGTACAGCGCCACGATCAACTCGGCGACCCTGAGCAATGGCACGCACAGCCTGGTGGCCAAGGCCTACGATGCCGCCGGCAATGTCGGCACCTCGGCCGCGGTGACCTTCAGCGTCAGCAACGCCAGCGGTGGCGACACCACGCCGCCGGCGGTCAGTGCCAGCGCGAACGGCAGCAGCGGCACCATCAGCCTGGCGGCGACGGCGAGCGACAACGGCGGCATCAACCGGGTCGAGTTCTATGTCGACAATATCCTCAAGGGTACGGATACCACCTCGCCGTATGCGCTGAGCCTGAACTCGGCGACGCTGAGCAACGGCAGCCACCAGTTGACGGCCAAGGCGTTCGATGTGGCGCTCAACAGCGCGGTATCGGCGCCGGTCAGTTTCAGCGTGAGCAATGGCAGCGTGGCGCAGCAACTGCTACTCAATAGTGGATTCGAGTCGGGCGCGAGCGCGTGGGTTGCCACCAGCGGCGTGATCACCTCGTCGGGGCAGGCGGCGCGTGGCGGCAGCTGGAAGGCCGCGCTCAACGGCGCCGGCTTCGCCAATACCGACAGCGTGTACCAGCAGGTGACGATCCCATCGACGGTGACGAGCGCCAACCTGGCGTTCTGGCTGAAAGTGGTTTCGAGCGAAACGACGACCACGAGCGCCTACGACAAGCTCAAGGTGCAGGTGCGCAGCGGCAGCAATGCCGTGCTGGCCACGCTGGCGACGTACTCCAACCTGAACAAGGGCAGCAGCTACGTGCAAAAGACGTTCGACCTGTCGGCCTACAAAGGGCAGACGGTGCGGATCTATTTTGAAGGCGTGGAAGGCTCGACGATCCCCACCGCCTTCCTCATCGACGACGTGACCCTCACGACCCAGTAA
- a CDS encoding serine hydrolase: MLHMNRIAAAILLAFTSFAAVAQAPAAPVAASAPARAYDLEADVTRVMKTFDVPGIAIAIVKDGKVVAARGFGVRKLGEPAPVDGKTIFEVASNSKAFTAAALAMLVDEGKLEWDDKVTKHLPDFQMYDAYVTHEMTVRDLLVHRSGLGLGAGDLLWWPTTSFTTDEIIAQLRYVRPATSFRNSYAYDNLLYIVAGKIIAQKAGKPWGDAVRDRILKPLGMNTTTTSLAENAGNANVSAPHSKINGKAAVVRALPVPNAVGAVGINTNAEDIARWMTVLLDGGAIAGAPKDAQGKEARLFSETQSREMWTAQTPMKISEPKPTLEATKPNFFAYGLGFQLRDYKGRKLALHGGALQGFYSRVVMVPEAKLGIAIFTNAESGGALTSLQYRLLDHYLDAAPSDWIKLISDVETQTRNKDLAKQKSASATRAAASRPSLPIAAYDGEYNDAWYGAVTIKPVGGKRVMSFTRTPDLTGELEHFQHDTFIVRWKERNFNADAYVTFSLNPDGSIERMKMAPVSSETDFSYDFADLLFTPAKKKDAKEVK; encoded by the coding sequence ATGCTGCACATGAACCGTATCGCGGCAGCGATCCTGCTCGCATTCACCAGCTTCGCGGCCGTCGCCCAGGCACCTGCCGCCCCCGTTGCCGCCAGTGCGCCGGCACGCGCCTATGACCTGGAGGCTGACGTCACCCGCGTGATGAAGACTTTCGATGTTCCCGGCATCGCGATTGCCATCGTCAAGGATGGCAAGGTAGTCGCTGCGCGCGGCTTCGGCGTGCGCAAGCTGGGCGAGCCGGCGCCGGTCGACGGCAAGACCATCTTCGAGGTGGCGTCGAACTCCAAGGCTTTCACCGCCGCGGCGCTGGCGATGCTGGTCGACGAGGGCAAGCTGGAATGGGACGACAAGGTCACCAAGCACCTGCCCGACTTCCAGATGTACGACGCCTACGTCACCCACGAGATGACGGTGCGCGATCTGCTGGTGCACCGCAGCGGCCTGGGACTGGGGGCCGGCGACCTGCTGTGGTGGCCGACCACCAGTTTTACGACCGATGAAATCATCGCCCAGCTGCGCTACGTGCGCCCGGCGACGAGCTTTCGCAACAGCTACGCCTACGACAACCTGCTCTACATCGTGGCCGGCAAGATCATTGCGCAAAAGGCCGGCAAGCCATGGGGCGATGCGGTGCGCGATCGCATCCTCAAGCCGCTCGGCATGAATACGACCACCACCAGCCTGGCCGAGAACGCGGGCAATGCCAACGTCTCGGCGCCGCACAGCAAAATCAACGGCAAAGCCGCCGTGGTGCGTGCGCTGCCGGTGCCCAATGCTGTCGGCGCGGTGGGCATCAATACCAACGCTGAGGATATCGCGCGCTGGATGACGGTGCTGCTCGACGGCGGCGCCATCGCCGGTGCGCCAAAAGATGCGCAGGGCAAGGAAGCGCGCCTGTTCAGCGAAACGCAAAGCCGCGAGATGTGGACCGCGCAAACGCCGATGAAAATCAGCGAGCCGAAACCGACGCTGGAGGCGACCAAGCCGAATTTCTTCGCGTATGGCCTGGGCTTCCAGCTGCGCGACTACAAGGGCCGCAAGCTGGCCTTGCACGGCGGCGCGCTGCAGGGGTTTTATTCGCGCGTGGTGATGGTGCCGGAAGCGAAGCTGGGCATTGCGATTTTTACCAATGCCGAAAGCGGCGGGGCGCTCACGTCGCTGCAGTATCGCCTGCTCGATCATTATCTCGATGCGGCGCCGAGCGACTGGATCAAGCTCATTAGCGATGTGGAAACCCAGACGCGCAACAAGGATCTGGCCAAGCAGAAGAGCGCCAGCGCCACCCGGGCCGCGGCCTCGCGCCCGTCGCTGCCGATTGCGGCGTACGATGGCGAGTACAACGACGCCTGGTATGGCGCGGTGACCATCAAGCCGGTGGGCGGCAAGCGGGTGATGAGCTTTACCCGTACGCCCGACCTGACCGGGGAACTGGAGCACTTCCAGCACGATACCTTCATCGTGCGCTGGAAGGAACGCAATTTCAACGCGGACGCCTATGTGACGTTTTCGCTGAACCCGGACGGCAGCATCGAACGCATGAAGATGGCGCCGGTGTCGTCCGAGACCGATTTCAGCTACGACTTCGCGGACCTGCTCTTCACGCCCGCGAAGAAGAAGGACGCGAAGGAAGTAAAGTAG
- a CDS encoding M1 family metallopeptidase — MKTSTLLRAAACALFAQLSAHAYALDPLSYARYDQVKTSAVHIDLKADFAKKTLSGHAELTLNWLDKSARILDLDTRALTISKVQAQGANGKWVTVRHSLDKFDDEKGHAMHIDLAALPAQPQKVRIYYRTSPKATALQWLAPVQTMSGKRPFMFSQSQTIDARSWVPLQDTPAVRFTYSARIEAPKDLRVVMSADNDLNATGKGGWNFKMPQPIPSYLLAIGIGEIDVRALGARTSVYAEPKRIGAAAYEFGDTEKMVAAAESLYGPYRWGRYDMLVLPPSFPIGGMENPRLTFLTPTMIAGDRSLVDLIAHELAHSWSGNLVTNASWKHWWLNESFTTYVTTRILESLYGPEVADMNLQLEQEEAIASLATIPLAKQALLTKDPDTSSANYTDEGLAYPKGAWFLRTLEQRAGRTVFDPFLRGWFDQHAFQSVTTEQFVDYLRKNLLAQHPTVLSEAELEEWLHGAGIPASAKRAVSTRLAALDATRASWLSGATPTAKLDTKKWNATEWMKFLNDIDNKASAAQLKELDQAFGLAKSTNNEVAFRFYRAAINAGYSEVRAPLEAFLMSVGRQKFVVPLYAALRAKPADKVFAESVYKKARERYHPATQTSVDKKMAGK; from the coding sequence ATGAAGACATCGACCCTCCTGCGCGCCGCCGCCTGCGCCCTGTTTGCCCAGTTGAGCGCCCACGCGTACGCCCTCGACCCCCTCAGCTACGCGCGCTACGACCAGGTGAAAACCAGCGCCGTGCACATTGACCTGAAGGCCGATTTCGCGAAGAAGACCTTGTCCGGCCATGCCGAATTGACGCTCAATTGGCTCGATAAGTCGGCCCGCATTCTCGATCTCGATACGCGCGCGCTGACCATCTCGAAGGTGCAGGCGCAGGGCGCCAACGGCAAGTGGGTCACCGTGCGCCACTCGCTCGACAAGTTCGATGACGAAAAAGGCCATGCCATGCACATCGACTTGGCCGCGCTGCCTGCGCAGCCGCAGAAGGTGCGCATCTATTACCGCACCTCGCCCAAGGCGACCGCGTTGCAGTGGCTCGCGCCGGTGCAGACCATGTCGGGCAAGCGTCCGTTCATGTTCAGCCAGTCCCAGACGATCGATGCGCGTTCCTGGGTGCCGCTGCAGGATACGCCTGCCGTGCGCTTCACCTACAGCGCGCGCATCGAAGCGCCCAAGGATCTGCGCGTGGTCATGAGCGCCGATAACGATCTCAATGCCACCGGCAAGGGCGGCTGGAACTTCAAGATGCCGCAGCCGATTCCATCCTACCTGCTGGCGATCGGCATCGGCGAGATCGACGTACGCGCACTCGGTGCGCGCACCAGCGTGTACGCCGAGCCAAAGCGCATCGGCGCGGCCGCCTACGAATTCGGCGATACCGAAAAGATGGTCGCCGCCGCCGAATCGCTGTACGGCCCTTATCGCTGGGGGCGTTACGACATGCTGGTGCTGCCGCCATCGTTCCCCATCGGCGGAATGGAAAACCCGCGCCTGACCTTCCTCACGCCGACTATGATCGCGGGCGACCGCAGCTTGGTCGACCTGATCGCCCACGAACTGGCGCACAGCTGGTCGGGCAACCTGGTCACCAACGCGTCTTGGAAGCACTGGTGGCTCAACGAGAGCTTCACCACCTACGTCACGACCCGCATCCTGGAGTCGCTGTACGGCCCCGAAGTGGCGGACATGAACCTGCAGCTGGAGCAGGAGGAGGCGATCGCTTCGCTGGCCACCATCCCGCTCGCCAAACAGGCCTTGCTGACCAAGGACCCGGACACCTCGTCGGCCAACTACACCGATGAAGGCCTGGCTTATCCGAAGGGCGCGTGGTTCCTGCGCACCCTGGAGCAGCGCGCCGGCCGCACGGTGTTCGATCCCTTCCTGCGCGGCTGGTTCGACCAGCATGCGTTCCAGAGCGTGACCACCGAGCAGTTCGTCGATTACCTGCGCAAGAACCTGCTGGCCCAGCATCCAACGGTGCTGAGCGAGGCCGAACTGGAAGAGTGGCTGCACGGCGCCGGCATTCCGGCCAGCGCCAAGCGCGCGGTCTCGACCCGCCTGGCCGCACTTGATGCGACCCGTGCCAGCTGGCTGTCGGGCGCCACGCCCACCGCCAAACTCGATACCAAAAAATGGAATGCCACCGAGTGGATGAAGTTCCTGAACGATATCGACAACAAGGCTAGCGCCGCCCAGCTCAAGGAACTCGACCAGGCATTCGGCCTGGCCAAGAGCACCAATAACGAGGTGGCCTTCCGCTTCTACCGCGCCGCCATCAACGCCGGTTACAGCGAGGTGCGCGCGCCGCTCGAAGCGTTCCTCATGAGCGTCGGCCGCCAGAAGTTCGTGGTGCCGCTGTACGCCGCGCTGCGTGCCAAGCCGGCCGACAAGGTCTTCGCGGAGTCGGTCTACAAGAAGGCGCGCGAGCGCTACCACCCTGCCACGCAAACCAGCGTCGACAAAAAAATGGCCGGCAAATAA